The following coding sequences are from one Homalodisca vitripennis isolate AUS2020 chromosome 7, UT_GWSS_2.1, whole genome shotgun sequence window:
- the LOC124366541 gene encoding uncharacterized protein LOC124366541 produces the protein MKTFALWLLVAIELVPFILAVPGNPSYVVGRYKPTTRYVFLKREEDNFDWGAVVQHFNTCHQYKFLIDKIVVTTTDGGSDYPARGHLVAGGINQFYFGLRLTGIGTTFYAVEVWVTWQEKERTVTQDTMIGFRLFHPCAHRASEDD, from the exons ATGAAGACCTTCGCACTTTGGTTGTTAGTTGCGATTGAGTTGGTGCCATTTATCCTCGCAGTCCCTGGCAACCCTTCTTATGTCGTCGGCAGATACAAGCCAACCACAAG ataCGTTTTCTTGAAGCGTGAAGAGGACAACTTTGACTGGGGCGCTGTTGTTCAACATTTCAATACCTGCCACCAGTACAAGTTTCTGATCGACAAGATTGTCGTCACCACGACAGACGGCGGAAGTGACTACCCTGCTCGTGGACATCTTGTGGCTGGAGGCATCAATCAATTTTACTTCGGCCTCAGGCTTACCGGTATTGGCACCACATTCTACGCAGTTGAGGTGTGGGTCACCTGGCAGGAAAAGGAGAGAACAGTCACGCAGGACACTATGATCGGGTTTAGGCTCTTCCACCCTTGCGCTCACCGGGCTTCAGAGGACGATTAA
- the LOC124366540 gene encoding uncharacterized protein LOC124366540, with protein sequence MRAIAIWALLVIELIELCLAVPGNPSYVVGRFKPSSRYVFLKRDNDNFDYGAVVQHFNTCHQYKFLIDKIVVTTTDGGSDYPARGHLVAGGLNQFYFGLRLTGIGTTFYAIEVWVTWQEKERTVTQDTMVSFRLFHPCAHRTSEDE encoded by the exons ATGAGGGCCATCGCTATATGGGCATTACTCGTGATCGAGCTCATCGAGCTGTGCCTCGCCGTCCCCGGCAATCCTTCTTACGTCGTCGGCAGGTTTAAGCCGTCATCTAG ATACGTGTTCTTGAAGCGTGACAACGACAACTTTGACTATGGAGCCGTGGTTCAACATTTCAACACATGCCACCAGTACAAGTTTCTGATCGACAAGATTGTCGTCACCACGACGGACGGTGGAAGTGACTATCCTGCTCGTGGACATCTTGTGGCTGGAGGCCTCAACCAATTTTATTTCGGCTTGAGACTTACTGGTATTGGCACTACGTTCTATGCCATCGAGGTCTGGGTCACCTGGCAGGAGAAGGAGAGGACAGTCACACAGGACACCATGGTCTCATTCAGGCTATTCCATCCTTGTGCCCACCGTACGTCAGAGGACGAATAA
- the LOC124366768 gene encoding uncharacterized protein LOC124366768 yields MKTFTLWLVVITQLVSVCFAVPGNPSYVIGRFKSSSRYVFLKRDNDNFDYGAVVQHFNTCHRYKFLIDKIVVTTTDGGSDYPARGHLVAGGLNSFFFGLRLTGAGTTFYAVEVWVTWQEKARTVTQDTMVSFRLFHPCAHPASEDE; encoded by the exons ATGAAGACCTTTACTCTTTGGTTGGTAGTAATTACCCAATTGGTCTCGGTCTGCTTTGCCGTTCCAGGAAATCCTTCTTACGTCATCGGCAGGTTTAAGTCGTCTTCCAG ATACGTTTTCTTGAAGCGTGACAACGACAACTTTGACTATGGAGCTGTGGTTCAACATTTCAACACCTGCCACCGGTACAAGTTTCTGATCGATAAGATTGTCGTCACCACGACAGACGGCGGAAGTGACTATCCTGCTCGTGGACATCTTGTGGCTGGCGGACTTAACAGCTTCTTCTTCGGACTTAGACTTACCGGTGCAGGTACAACTTTCTATGCTGTCGAAGTCTGGGTCACCTGGCAGGAGAAGGCAAGGACAGTTACTCAGGACACCATGGTGTCGTTCAGGCTATTCCATCCTTGTGCTCACCCAGCATCGGAGGATGAGTAA